Sequence from the Deltaproteobacteria bacterium genome:
CGAGGAATTCGAACGGCTTTACCAAAAAATTCGCGCTTGAAATGTTACAGGGAAATTGGTAGCTTAAAGCCTCAATGTCAATACTGATGCGCGAGACCGCCGTCGTTAAGACCGCAATGAGCAAGGAGGGAACCATGTTTGGCGAAAAAGGGGAGGTGCTTAAAATGAACGACCACGCTAAAGAGGTGAGCACGATTTTGGATCGCGACTCATCATTTGAGGGAAAAATGACCTTTGAAGGGTGCGTGGTGATCAACGGCCGCTTTAAGGGGGAGGTTTTTTCGGAAGGAAGCCTGATTATCGGCCAAGGGGGATATGTGGAAGGGCGGGTCGATATCGGCTCCATTCAGATTCAGGGAGAGGTCCGGGGGAATATCGTCGCCAAGGAAAAAATCGAGATCAACTCGCCGGCCGTTGTGCAGGGGGATATTCAGGCCCCATCGCTCATCATTAAAGAGGGGGCGGTCTTCGAAGGGAACTGCTCCATGGGTCGGCGGGAAAATCAGAACGTAGTTGATTTTGCGCCAAGAACCGCCGAGTAGGGGGCGAACCGACCCGCCAGTTGTCCATAATACCCGAAAAATAAAATTGATTATTAGCGTAGTCCTTGCTTGACCGACACGACGGTTGTTGCTAGGTCAGGCCGGAAGGGGGTTGAAAGCTCAAGCTTCGCCAAGGAGGGCTTTCGCCATGCATAAAAAATTCCTTTCCCTGACAGCGACACTGTTTTTCATTCTGTCTTCTTCAATC
This genomic interval carries:
- a CDS encoding polymer-forming cytoskeletal protein, whose amino-acid sequence is MNDHAKEVSTILDRDSSFEGKMTFEGCVVINGRFKGEVFSEGSLIIGQGGYVEGRVDIGSIQIQGEVRGNIVAKEKIEINSPAVVQGDIQAPSLIIKEGAVFEGNCSMGRRENQNVVDFAPRTAE